The genomic segment TGCGTACCTGCAAGAATGGCTTTggtgggcagggctgctgtgcagtaagTACCTGCTCTGAAACTGTAGCAAGACACACTTAAGAGTGTGTTTGTCATTGTTTCCAGttcctttcatgttttattattatGGTGGTTGTTTGACTGCTTGATTTTTATCTGAGTGTCTGAGGATATTCTTGATCTAATTATAActctaaaatattctgaagtctCATGCATTACCAGGTTTCTCTGCTAAATAGGAGTTGAGGAGCTGGTCTCACTGGGTTGGGTTAACTGCTTCTGAAGTGGCCTGTCCAGACAATGTATCCAAACAGCACATCCAGCACCATGGGTTTAGTGCTACAGCGATTTCAGCAGCTCTATTTTACACTTTTCAATGTTAATAACCAATTCTACTTgatttaccttttaaaaagctCTAAAGCTGTTGCAGAAGAAGAACATGacttagaaatacaaaacaggTCAAAACTTTCAGCTTTGAGGACATTATGGAACTATTTTTCTGTGGTTACTGCTCAGCTGCATAGCCATGTATGACTAAGGATCACCATGCATAACCacgagccttctcttcccaaGAGAACCTATATCGGGCTTCTGCTTGTTCTTGCTGGTGCTGTTCTTTCCTATTGCATGACACGCCTCAGAGAAACATGGGATGCTCAGGTGGAAACTGAGGCTGTCTTCTGACTGCACTTCAACTTGTATTATGCTGAATTGCTCCTACTTTGATGTTCACCTGACAGAGTTTCTCTTGCAGTGGGAGttggagaagcagcaaatttTGCTGCCTATGCCTTTGCCCCTGCAACGCTGGTAACTCCACTGGGTGCTCTAAGTGTCCTTGTTAGGTAAGCAGCATCAGAAACACCCTTACCTCACCTACCACCCCTTAGTGGTGAAAGCAGttgctctcctttcctctgtctCTTCCCTCGGGTACTCCATCTCTTGGCCTAattggttttggggttttttactatCTTTCAGTGCAGTTTTGTCTTCCACCTTCCTGAATGAGCAGCTGAATGTTCATGGGAAGATTGGCTGCATCCTGAGTATCCTGGGCTCCACAGTGATGGTGATCCATGCTCCACAGGAAGAAGAGGTTTCCAGCCTGGAGTCAATGGCAGAGAAGCTGAAAGATCCAGGTACTTAAATAAAAGGGGTCCTGTCAACTTCAGGCTTGGAAATGACAGTAGAAGGTAGGATACAACTTGGCTAGATTGGGAAGGACTGAACTAAAGGGTAATTGAGCTGTTTCTTGTTCTGCGTACCAGTGGAAGAAACATTCCCCTGTGTCCAGGATAGCTTGTGGATTGCCTTCTGTGGTGAGAAAAGGCTGGGGTCTCCATGCTCTAAATGTGGAAGATTGGTGACAGTCAAACAGCATTTAAAGCACGTGCTCAGAGGATCTACACCTTATTAACTAGCTCAAAACACAGGGGGACATGTCAGCTTCAGAATGGCTTTTTAGGACTGTCAAGTCCTCTTTACCCCAGATGAAAGAAGCAGATGGGAACTCCACAGAGAGGGAGTCTGGGTGATGCTCCAAGTCACTGGGTCTGCGCCGAAGCAAGGGTGAGAACTTGGGTCATTAACAGTTACCAAGTGTGCTTTTTTTCTACTGTCTATGAGGTATAGATGCAAAAAGTGAAGAGCATGGGAATTAGCTGCAGCTGTCAGCAGAAGGGGTTGGCCTGTGGCAGTGCCGGGATAGGAGAGGGAATTCCTGTACATGAGGGTGGCGGTGGTGTGGCTGAGGGAAGACAGAGAAGGAACTTCAGGCAAAGATGAACGAGTGATTGAAGGAGTTATGCCCAAGATCAGGTAGTCCTGATATTTATGTTAGAGGATGAATCAGGTTGCAGGGATATGATTTGGGCAATAGCATGAATGGCAGAATAAGCCACAGGAGATGGAGGAAGGAAGCACAGGgagaagagcaaagcagagtaACAGGTAGATGCTGCTGCTCATTAGAAGGAGCACTCTGGCAGAGCCTCTCACTCCTGTGATGTGACGCTTTCCTCTTTATCCCACCACAGCCCGCAGAGTTCAGCTAGGGCTTCCCAAGCCTTCCGCCCCCCACCTCCGCTAGTGCTGTAGAGCCTGGCTGTGCCCCTACCCCTTCCAGCATGGGTGGCTGTATCCCCTGACAGTCTGACTCGTGGGGCAGTGCTGTGATCAGCACTGTAAAGGGCTGCTGTTGTCTCTGCAACTTTGCTCAGGCTGGAGACCAACTCTGCTTTCCAACCCTGGTCCCTACAGGTGGAGGCTAAAAAGACAGACCTGCCTGTCCTCCATCTCTACTTGCTGTACAGTTACATCTGTCACTGGTACTACTGTTCTCTGATAGAGCTCTTCAATTCTTCTTTCCCTAAGGATTCATTGTATTTGCTGTGTGTGTCCTGGTGAGCTCCCTTCTGCTTATCTTTGTGGCTGGACCCCGTTATGGACAGAGCAATGTCCTGGTTTATGTTTTGGTCTGCTCTGCCATCGGCTCGCTTTCTGTGTCCTGCGTCAAAGGCTTGGGGATAGCCCTGAAAGAACTGTTTTCCGGGAAGCCAGTCCTGAAAGAACCACTGGGCTGGGTGCTCCTGGTGTGCCTGGTGATCTGCATCAGCATCCAGATCAACTATCTGAACAAAGCCTTGGACATCTTCAACACATCTGTGGTCACACCCGTTTACTACGTGCTGTTCACCACAGCAGTCATGATGTGCTCTGCCATCCTCTTCAAGGAGTGGCAACACATGGTGCTAGACAACATCATTGGCACCATCAGCGGCTTCCTCACCATCGTGTCTGGCATCTTCCTCCTACATGCCTTTAGGGACATGCCCTTCACCCCCAACCTCCTGCCCTTTTTCCTGCAGCAAGGCAGGGCAGACCTGCACGCCTCATGGAGGAGTGCAGACAGACATCAGTCATGTCAGCACCAGCCTCTTCTGCCCTCAGAGGACAAAGGCTCTCAGAGcgcagaggaagaagaggaggaagaaggtgaaAGCATGTGAGGAAACCTCTGAACTGCTAGCTTTCTGCTCCCGCTGCTGAGCAGCTCCACTGCAAGGTTGAACATGCTGCCGCAGCTGCTGCTAGCTACTGCTGCACTAGCAGGAGCTGGCAGTTACCATCTACCTGCCCCAGGCGCAAGATGGGTGACCTGCCACTGCCAGGAGGCTGACAGGGACAGCAGCCTCCTGTGGCTACAGACAGGAGCCCTGGGAACCGCCCAGTTCCTGGGATCCGGTGCCTCTTCATTGTTTCTTTACATGAAGAATTGATTCGCCCTTGTCAGGACACAGCCTTTGGCTGTGCAGAGGCCCGCAGCACTAACACAGTGCTAACCCTTACTGAATGCGAAGACCATGCATTTGGGGAGGCctcacagcattttttaaaaatatacttagaAGATTAACAGTTACAAAATAATCTAACATGGTTCTAAGATTACATGGAGAGAAGATGGATGTCTGGCTTTAAAGATGACATAcccagaatattaaaaaattccTCTGTCAAGTACTTGTTTTGCTCACTCTGCTAGAATTTATTTACAGATTCACATCCAAGAACAGAATACAGCCAAAACTGGAAAACTTCAGTGGTGCTGCCATGTGCTGCTGTGGCTCTTATGGAGGGACCAACCTCTTCACGCAACGTCTGCTGTGCAGGTTAATGAAGCACCTGCTTACTGTATTCTATTAAAAGGATTTGTTCAGTTACCGAGTGGCTGGTGATACATTTGTACCAAGAGCTGGGCGAGTACTGAAAGGCATGAAGGATTAGAGGGGTAGGAAGAACCATGCGGATGCTCAAGAGAAACTCAAGATAGGGACAGGAAAGGGAATCGCTTACTCTGGGAACAGGAGTGCCCGAAGAGTCCTTAGCTATTGAGGTAAGTTTCTGAGAGATAAGTAGACAGCTGTGTCCTCACTTACGTGGGTTTATATATGCATAGCTCTGTTTAACACATCCTGAATTTGTTCCCAGAAGGCTGCTGGCTACAAGCCACCCATGATAGGAACTCACACGCCCTGTCCAGCCACCCACGGCAAATGGACATGTGCAGAACTGCTTTACCACCTTCCTGTGTAGAGCTCCAAGCCACTGTCAGCGGGTCACTCCAGGCTTCCCAGAGCCACGCTGTACATAAAACACTGCTGAAATGCTATGCTGCCTTTCCAGAGGGTGGATCAgtagtttgttgtttttccagttAGAAGCTCCTCTCTTTGCCCTGGGGGGCACAGGTCCAGAAGACACACAGCCATAGGCCTCCCTCCAGTGATCTCCATGGGTAAAGGTGCCTGAGGTTATAAAGTAGCTAATTACTTATTTCCTGCATTTAGTCTCTCTTAAGAAACTACTCCTTTACAGGACAGCAGGAGCTGTTAACCctttggggaagaggaggaaaggccaCAGCCTCTCCCAGAAACAAGTTTGATTCATGAGACCAAATTAATTGAGCAACAAATCAGAATTCAGAGCAGATGATCTAGCCAGAAGACAATTATGCCCCCTCCCTACTAATTTTGCAATAAACAGGATCACTAGGAAGGAGGGCGAGTGACAAGAAGGCCAGATTTTCAATTCTCAGTGGTCATCTACCTGAACAAAGGAGA from the Gymnogyps californianus isolate 813 chromosome 9, ASM1813914v2, whole genome shotgun sequence genome contains:
- the LOC127019614 gene encoding magnesium transporter NIPA2-like; translated protein: MGGAGGRAGFYVGLGLALASSAFIGGSFILKKKGLLRLCRRGRARAGQGGHAYLQEWLWWAGLLCMGVGEAANFAAYAFAPATLVTPLGALSVLVSAVLSSTFLNEQLNVHGKIGCILSILGSTVMVIHAPQEEEVSSLESMAEKLKDPGFIVFAVCVLVSSLLLIFVAGPRYGQSNVLVYVLVCSAIGSLSVSCVKGLGIALKELFSGKPVLKEPLGWVLLVCLVICISIQINYLNKALDIFNTSVVTPVYYVLFTTAVMMCSAILFKEWQHMVLDNIIGTISGFLTIVSGIFLLHAFRDMPFTPNLLPFFLQQGRADLHASWRSADRHQSCQHQPLLPSEDKGSQSAEEEEEEEGESM